Proteins encoded within one genomic window of Trichoderma asperellum chromosome 2, complete sequence:
- a CDS encoding uncharacterized protein (EggNog:ENOG41) produces MAISADSPNPPPAASSGAGKPPVLIIGAGVSGLLLAQHLKREGIPFRVFERDGDLATRGAGWGLTLHWSLAALQSLLPAGLAERICDESSVDRWADRRGEASRFPFFNLESGELKTQTPGAVKSARIRVTRERLRRLLAEGIDIEWGKSLHDFTTNDNGTVNAIFDDGASCTGTLLVACDGGQSRVRRVLFPDETKFMMQLPVRTMGVKISLTAEQIEPIRKLDLFFLQGGSPLNNSFMYISVLDVPGNQIDSNPDVFHCQMHLSWPYHSSSEALIDVPATNQGRYELMVSFAKTWAEPFHSFVLNNVRPDTPIKRLDVLDWAPPVGLRSKGPVVLMGDSFHLMSMYRGEGANHAIIDVRDFATHVVPILSLQHTQQGVAQAQDSAQALRQALDSYEDAVVSRSRPGVLASRRACLDAHAYSRLFGEGASAGGVSPLLSKREMALQFDDESMELMGQ; encoded by the exons ATGGCCATCAGCGCCGACAGCCCCAATCCCCCTccagccgccagcagcggTGCCGGTAAGCCGCCCGTCCTCATCATTGGCGCAGGAGTCAGCGGCCTGCTGCTCGCACAGCATCTCAAACGTGAAGGCATACCCTTCCGTGTCTTTGAGCGAGATGGCGACTTGGCGACCCGCGGCGCCGGCTGGGGTCTGACGTTGCACTGGTCGCTGGCGGCGTTGCAGAGCCTGTTGCCGGCAGGCCTGGCCGAGCGCATCTGCGACGAGTCCAGCGTTGACCGTTGGGCGGACCGGCGAGGCGAGGCGTCGAGGTTTCCCTTCTTCAATCTGGAGAGTGGAGAGCTGAAGACGCAGACGCCCGGAGCGGTGAAGAGTGCGCGGATTAGGGTCACACGAGAGAGGCTGCGGAGGTTATTGGCGGAGGGGATTGATATTGAG TGGGGGAAGTCTCTCCACGACTTCACAACCAACGACAACGGCACCGTCAACGCCATCTTTGACGACGGCGCATCATGCACCGGTACGCTCTTAGTGGCGTGTGATGGAGGCCAGTCCCGTGTGCGGCGAGTCTTGTTCCCCGACGAGACCAAGTTCATGATGCAGCTGCCTGTGCGGACGATGGGCGTTAAGATCTCGTTAACGGCGGAGCAGATCGAGCCAATCCGCAAACTGGATCTGTTTTTCCTTCAGGGCGGATCGCCACTGAACAATTCGTTCATGTACATCAGCG TCCTTGACGTCCCCGGAAACCAGATCGACAGCAACCCAGATGTCTTCCACTGCCAGATGCATCTCTCATGGCCCTATCACTCGAGCAGTGAAGCCTTAATCGATGTGCCGGCCACCAACCAAGGGCGGTACGAGCTGATGGTCTCCTTCGCAAAGACTTGGGCCGAGCCTTTCCACTCCTTCGTGCTCAACAACGTACGTCCAGACACTCCCATTAAGCGGCTGGATGTGCTGGACTGGGCGCCGCCTGTTGGACTGCGATCAAAGGGTCCAGTAGTGCTGATGGGCGATTCATTCCATCTAATGTCTATGT ACCGCGGCGAGGGCGCAAATCACGCCATTATCGATGTCCGCGACTTTGCGACACACGTCGTTCCAATACTGTCGCTACAACACACCCAGCAGGGCGTAGCGCAGGCCCAAGATTCCGCGCAGGCTCTGCGCCAGGCGCTAGATAGCTATGAAGACGCCGTCGTCTCTCGTTCACGGCCAGGGGTTTTGGCCTCGCGCAGGGCGTGTTTAGACGCGCACGCTTATTCTAGGCTGTTTGGAGAGGGAGCCTCAGCGGGCGGCGTCAGCCCATTGCTGAGCAAGCGCGAGATGGCGCTCCAGTTCGACGATGAGTCGATGGAGCTGATGGGCCAGTAG
- a CDS encoding uncharacterized protein (EggNog:ENOG41~TransMembrane:7 (o20-41i53-75o102-121i133-160o180-201i213-232o247-271i)): MGWVLNASEAVNAESQYPTIITICVVLSVLSILTVGARLYIRFAARGLASDDWMSALSVVFALMYSILCIVQTRYGLGLPIRDRPPASLDVYTKVNFAGRPIYQIGISFFKIALLISYLRLLKGTDQRTYRYVVFATIALVFLGHLGCALSLIFACSPVQRSWNPHVSGTCLAPGPSFTAYAVVTIVSDIVVAILPLPVLFRLNIRLAKKLGLIGIFLLGLFTTVCSILRYTQINRISTGDGNSTMLILWGTIEFNVGNMVSSLPFLAPVFMRKAKEYRTKNSYNNGSSNQHSRGTKGEHFKLSDVSHSRDDHHDKSASTAIKSSSEENILQGAGIMKSITYSVQVDEERGQTRRRNDSFEDSM, encoded by the exons ATGGGTTGGGTATTAAACGCCTCTGAGGCGGTCAACGCCGAGTCCCAATATCCGacaatcatcaccatctgcGTCGTTCTTTCGGTTCTTTCCATCTTGACTGTCGGTGCCCGTCTTTACATTCGCTTCGCCGCGCGCGGTCTTGCCAGTGACGATTGGATGTCCGCATTGTCCGTCGTGTTTGCTCTCATGTACTCCATTCTCTGCATTGTTC AAACAAGATATGGCCTGGGACTGCCAATTAGGGATAGGCCCCCCGCCAGTCTCGATGTCTACACAAAGGTTAACTTTGCGGGACGTCCCATCTATCAAATtggcatcagcttcttcaagattGCGCTCCTCATCAGTTATCTGCGACTCCTCAAGGGAACGGACCAAAGGACCTATCGTTATGTTGTCTTTGCCACCATTGCATTAGTCTTCCTAGGGCACTTGGGCTGCGCCCTTTCCCTCATATTTGCCTGTAGCCCAGTTCAAAGGTCATGGAACCCCCATGTAAGCGGAACTTGCTTAGCTCCTGGACCTTCTTTTACAGCCTATGCCGTCGTTACCATTGTGTCGGACATTGTCGTTGCCATTCTTCCCTTGCCAGTCTTGTTCAGACTCAATATCCGactggccaagaagctcggTCTTATTGGTATCTTCTTACTTGGCCTGTTCACGACGGTCTGCTCCATCTTGAGATATACCCAGATCAACCGAATCTCAACTGGTGACGGCAACTCCACAATGCTGATTCTATGGGGCACCATTGAATTCAACGTCGGC AACATGGTTTCATCCCTGCCATTCCTGGCCCCAGTCTTCATGAGAAAAGCCAAGGAATATCGAACAAAGAACTCATACAACAACGGATCATCCAATCAGCACAGTCGAGGTACGAAGGGCGAGCATTTCAAACTCAGCGATGTGAGCCACAGCCGTGACGACCACCATGACAAGAGTGCCTCGACCGCAATCAAGTCCTCAAGCGAGGAAAACATACTTCAAGGAGCTGGCATCATGAAGTCCATTACATACAGCGTGCAAGTCGACGAGGAACGCGGCCAGACCAGACGGCGAAACGACAGTTTTGAAGATAGCATGTAA
- a CDS encoding uncharacterized protein (EggNog:ENOG41~TransMembrane:12 (i64-84o104-124i131-150o156-178i190-211o223-245i293-316o328-350i357-377o383-406i418-435o455-474i)): protein MSSHNNSEKGGDVDVRGNTPSHSDIDVPEAGIDDAWKFLNEHRDADGVAAININSLRRKIDFHIVPLMFLCYTMQFLDKVILNYAAVMGLSTDLNLKGNDFSNVATFCFVGLLCFEIPNTYFLQVVPAAKWLGLNVTLWGIATACGAAAHNYQTLLVSRVFLGIFEATIGPSLMLISSQWYTKSEQAPRFSFWYLGLGLGQILGGAISYGFQNVSVGASLAGWRIMFVVLGCVTVVIGLSTFFFLPDTPMKASWLSSNEKVALLKHVSVNQTGIQSRKFRPKEIVEALLDPQIYLLLLSVVLLSVSSGVVTTYSATLIRNLGYPPKRAALMNMPSGAVSIFFTLLVGFGVRKQSHRWAWIIACIIPAIIGGALMSFLDTKAHHAGVLAGIYLVNAVVAPLTLFYAWTVANVSGATKRAFAAAIVSGSFSLGNIIGPQTFQARDAPDFRPAKLAVMGTQAGCAATTFVLFLYYVWCNKRRGDSSKDTEERFMSPEVWATMTDKENKMFRYSY from the exons atgTCTTCTCATAACAACAGTGAGAAGGGGGGTGATGTCGACGTTCGCGGCAACACTCCCTCTCACAGCGATATTGATGTTCCCGAGGCCGGCATTGATGATGCCTGGAAGTTTCTCAATGAGCATCGCGATGCCGATGGCGTTGCCGCTATCAACATCAATTCTCTTCGCCGCAAGATTGATTTCCACATTGTTCCTCTGATGTTTCTCTGCTACACCATGCAGTTTCTTGACAAGGTCATCTTGAAT TATGCCGCTGTGATGGGACTCAGTACAGATCTGAATCTTAAGGGCAATGACTTTTCCAACGTGGCCACGTTCTGTTTCGTCGGTTTACTATGCTTTGAAATTCCCAACA CATACTTCCTTCAGGTCGTCCCAGCTGCCAAGTGGCTCGGACTCAATGTCACACTTTGGGGTATTGCTACCGCTTGCGGTGCCGCCGCTCACAATTACCAAACACTACTCGTGTCTCGTGTCTTTCTGGGCATCTTCGAGGCCACCATTGGACCATCTCTGATGCTCATCAGCAGCCAGTGGTATACAAAATCTGAGCAGGCTCCTCGCTTCTCTTTCTGGTATCTCGGCCTGGGCCTGGGACAGATTCTTGGTGGCGCTATCTCATATGGCTTCCAAAACGTCTCCGTTGGCGCCTCTCTGGCCGGCTGGCGCATCATGTTTGTTGTCTTGGGATGCGTCACTGTTGTCATCGGACTGtcaacctttttctttttgcccgATACTCCCATGAAGGCTTCTTGGCTGTCGAGCAACGAAAAGGTTGCGCTGCTGAAGCACGTCAGCGTCAACCAAACCGGTATCCAAAGCCGCAAATTCCGCCCCAAGGAAATCGTGGAGGCCCTCCTTGATCCTCAGATCTACCTCTTGCTCCTGTCTGTTGTCTTG CTCTCTGTTTCCAGCGGTGTTGTTACCACTTACTCGGCTACCCTCATCAGGAACCTGGGTTATCCTCCTAAACGGGCTGCTTTAATGAACATGCCCTCAGGCGCTGTCAGCATCTTCTTTACATTGTTAGTTGGCTTTGGCGTTCGAAAACAGTCTCACCGATGGGCGTGGATCATTGCCTGCATCATTCCTGC tattattggAGGCGCACTGATGTCTTTCCTCGACACGAAAGCTCACCATGCCGGTGTTTTGGCAGGTATTTACCTAGTCAATGCAGTTGTCGCTCCCTTGACCCTCTTTTACGCC TGGACTGTCGCCAACGTTAGCGGTGCTACCAAGCGTgccttcgccgccgccattgtTAGCGGCTCGTTCTCTTTGGGCAATATTATTGGACCTCAAACCTTCCAGGCTCGCGATGCGCCCGATTTCCGACCTGCCAAGCTGGCAGTCATGGGCACGCAGGCTGGATGTGCCGCGACTACCTTTGTCCTCTTTCTGTACTATGTATGGTGCAATAAGAGACGCGGTGACAGCAGCAAGGACACCGAAGAGCGCTTCATGTCTCCTGAGGTCTGGGCCACCATGACTGACAAGGAGAACAAGATGTTCCGATACTCTTATTAA
- a CDS encoding uncharacterized protein (EggNog:ENOG41) — protein sequence MPSYAITGASKGLGRELVRQLAQSPSNTVLAIVRSLDPSSPLAALAQAHPNIHIITGNVTDPQSILAAAKEASAILDGKLDVLIHNSNSVDMTTFSHSPTQVPFDLEATRQFYEEPIRTAVWGAAWATNAFLPLIEKGDLKKIAHITSSMANNEVILKTGVDYALAYSIAKAGMNVQIAKYAAELAPKGIKTVAICPGWVDTHEGPKPPQVVEALKVMQAQFQKWDPSIKGQISVEESASEQLRVIEALDAARSGTVIRSKDY from the exons ATGCCCTCCTACGCCATCACCGGCGCCTCCAAAGGCCTCGGCCGCGAACTCGTCCGCCAACTCGCCCAATCCCCCTCAAACACCGTTCTCGCCATCGTCCGCAGCCTCGAcccctcctcccccctcGCCGCCCTCGCCCAAGCCCACCCCAACATCCACATCATCACCGGCAACGTCACCGACCCGCAGTCCATCCTCGCCGCCGCAAAGGAGGCCAGCGCCATCCTCGACGGCAAGCTCGACGTCCTCATCCACAACTCAAACTCGGTCGACATGACCACCTTTTCGCACTCGCCCACGCAGGTGCCCTTTGACCTCGAGGCCACCAGGCAGTTCTACGAGGAGCCCATCCGCACCGCCGTCTGGGGCGCCGCCTGGGCGACCAACGCCTTCCTGCCCCTGATTGAGAAGGGCGACCTCAAGAAGATTGCCCACATCACCAGCAGCATGGCCAACAACGAAGTCATCCTCAAGACGGGCGTCGACTACGCCCTGGCCTATTCGATTGCAAAGGCCGGCATGAATGTCCAGATTGCAAAGTACGCTGCGGAACTTGCTCCCAAGGGCATCAAGACTGTTGCCATCTGCCCCGGCTGGGTGGATACTCACGAAG GCCCCAAACCACCCCAGGTCGTTGAGGCGCTCAAGGTCATGCAGGCTCAATTCCAAAAATGGGATCCCAGCATCAAGGGACAAATCTCAGTAGAGGAAAGCGCGTCGGAGCAGCTCAGAGTCATTGAGGCCCTCGATGCTGCCAGAAGCGGCACTGTAATTAGGTCCAAGGACTACTAG
- a CDS encoding uncharacterized protein (EggNog:ENOG41): protein MPIAKRRACVTCTNAKCKCSPQSDNLCQRCARLGKQCVYLDLPERKKRRRNDDDDEGGSNSRVVALENRVEELVAQLDAIRNGGTQHVPTSSSTDDTSPPSTGALSIPDALRSSGPASQKPELLDAVSEGYHGREPPKTSVLEGLPDIVDRGFLSVSEAENLVSQFKSRFVWMFPFVVLDPSQTVVDLRKKEPLLFLAVVAASIPSAHPIRKLLADEIMQHITSRIVASSERNLGLVRALLVLCAWYRYPAQKGHVQLMLLMNLCTTMVYDLGLNRLKGELTTDQQRALLGTYWVTASLPRGLNRPEAMANSKKIEECCNNMAVSTEYPSDRCIRPFILAQSFVNTIDSSYSELGESGHDETLVRIMVGAKLRQFESLEATLKEELSRLPNPTTSVFTCNMHYVNIAIRDMALDDEYVSYQTRHAFDQSPSAEAFKTSAYRSSLLWHLLRHSKALIQAYMDIPDAQLSQVTVFTLSQICASLVILPRSVSALLKLIVARQGPPHSRTWPVQGEALDEARAIVDEADFLSTTIRLYEKFRTLIVGLTTQEKGLDVAGTLCCHMSVLASWYAPRVQAILGVDLVVKHPLASITPHAGDIVDVINAANASNSGNTSTASVPPVVYHSTERTGSTDVQQGFPGAYTGAEDGNYLFSDELWASVLESFTSFA, encoded by the exons ATGCCAATTGCCAAGAGGAGAGCTTGCGTCACGTGCACAAATGCAAAATGCAAGTGCTCGCCGCAGTCGGACAACTTGTGCCAGCGATGCGCCCGGCTCGGCAAGCAGTGCGTGTATCTAGACTTGccggagaggaagaagaggcgcagaaacgatgatgatgatgaggg TGGTAGTAATAGCCGAGTTGTTGCGCTGGAGAATAGAGTTGAAGAGCTCGTAGCACAACTCGATGCGATAAGAAATGGAGGCACTCAGCATGTTCCCACATCTTCCTCTACGGATGACACGAGTCCTCCGAGCACAGGGGCCTTGTCGATTCCAGACGCTCTGCGCAGTTCAGGGCCGGCCTCCCAAAAGCCAGAACTGCTCGACGCCGTGTCTGAAGGCTATCACGGCCGCGAACCCCCAAAGACATCCGTGCTGGAAGGTCTCCCAGACATTGTCGACCGCGGCTTTCTCAGCGTGTCGGAAGCAGAGAATCTAGTATCGCAGTTCAAGTCCCGCTTCGTGTGGATGTTCCCCTTCGTCGTGCTCGATCCCTCCCAAACCGTCGTGGATCTCCGCAAAAAGGAGccgctcctcttcctcgccgtTGTCGCGGCCTCCATCCCCAGCGCGCACCCCATCCGGAAACTCCTCGCCGACGAAATCATGCAGCACATCACGTCGCGCATCGTGGCGAGCTCGGAGAGGAACCTGGGCCTGGTGCgggcgctgctggtgctgtgcGCGTGGTATCGGTATCCCGCGCAAAAGGGCCACGTGCAGCTTATGCTGCTGATGAATCTATGTACGACGATGGTGTATGATCTGGGGCTTAATCGATTAAAGGGGGAGCTGACGACGGATCAGCAGAGGGCGCTTCTTGGAACGTATTGGGTTACTGCAAG CTTACCAAGGGGGTTGAATCGCCCAGAGGCAATGGCAAACAGCAAAAAGATTGAAGAATGCTGCAACAACATGGCTGTTTCAACCGAGTACCCCTCTGATAGATGCATCCGGCCGTTTATCCTGGCCCAGTCTTTCGTAAATACCATTGACAGCAGCTACAGCGAGCTCGGGGAGTCAGGCCATGACGAGACTCTCGTCAGAATCATGGTCGGCGCCAAGCTGCGCCAATTCGAGAGTCTGGAAGCCACTTTGAAAGAAGAATTGTCTAGACTTCCAAACCCAACCA CCAGTGTATTCACCTGCAACATGCACTACGTCAACATTGCCATCCGAGACATGGCCCTCGACGACGAGTACGTTTCTTACCAGACTCGTCACGCCTTTGATCAGTCTCCCTCCGCCGAGGCGTTCAAAACATCAGCCTACAGATCATCACTCCTCTGGCATCTCCTCCGCCACAGCAAAGCCCTCATCCAAGCCTACATGGACATACCCGACGCCCAACTATCGCAAGTCACTGTCTTCACCCTCTCCCAGATCTGTGCCTCCCTCGTGATCCTACCGAGATCCGTATCCGCCCTGCTGAAGCTCATCGTCGCCAGACAAGGTCCCCCCCATAGTCGCACTTGGCCGGTCCAGGGCGAGGCGTTGGACGAGGCGCGGGCTATCGTCGACGAGGCGGATTTCCTCTCTACCACTATCCGGCTGTACGAGAAGTTTCGGACTCTGATAGTTGGCCTTACGACGCAAGAGAAGGGGCTGGACGTGGCTGGTACGCTGTGCTGCCACATGAGCGTGCTGGCGAGCTGGTACGCGCCACGAGTGCAAGCGATCCTGGGCGTCGATCTTGTAGTCAAGCATCCGCTGGCGTCTATTACTCCTCACGCCGGCGACATTGTCGACGTTATCAATGCCGCCAACGCCTCTAATAGCGGCAATACTAGTACTGCCTCGGTTCCACCAGTGGTTTATCACAGCACAGAAAGGACTGGATCGACTGATGTGCAGCAGGGGTTTCCTGGGGCTTATACCGGTGCGGAGGATGGCAATTACTTATTTAGCGATGAGTTGTGGGCTTCTGTGCTGGAGAGCTTTACCAGTTTTGCGTAA
- the ACU6 gene encoding Phosphoenolpyruvate carboxykinase (ATP), variant 2 has translation MDPLYRTASPYTDPTVKGPKSQIQASGIDLRKMISSNVNKTALHPGGVQPYREHTELEEELHEIAHIDYDRVAIVANPSVAALYEDALVYESGTAITSSGALTAYSGAKTGRSPLDKRIVQEPSSQDNIWWGPVNKPMSQDVWKINRERAVDYLNTRNRIYVIDGYAGWDEKYRIRVRVICARAYHALFMRNMLIRPPREELEHFHPDYTIYNAGKFPANRYTEGMTSATSVAINFAAKEMVILGTEYAGEMKKGIFTVLFYEMPIKHNVLTLHSSANEGKNGDVTLFFGLSGTGKTTLSADPNRALIGDDEHCWSDRGVFNIEGGCYAKCIGLSAEKEPDIYNAIRYGSILENVVFDPVTREVDYDDVTLTENTRCAYPIEYISNAKIPCLTENMPSNIILLTCDARGVLPPISKLNSAQTMFHFISGYTSKMAGTEDGVNEPQATFSSCFAQPFLALHPMKYARMLADKIEQNKANAWLLNTGWVGAGFAQGGKRCPLKYTRAILDAIHSGELANAEFENYEVFNLQVPQSCPNVPDDLLNPKKAWTAGSDSFNKEVVKLGQLFRENFKKYESEATEDVIAAGPTV, from the exons ATGGATCCCCTCTACAGGACCGCCTCTCCATACACTGATCCTACCGTCAAAGGTCCCAAGTCACAGATCCAGGCCTCGGGAATAGATTTACGCAAGA TGATTTCTAGCAACGTTAACAAGACTGCTCTGCACCCTGGCGGTGTTCA GCCCTACCGCGAGCACACCGAGCTCG AGGAGGAGCTCCACGAAATCGCCCACATCGACTACGACCGTGTCGCCATT GTCGCCAATCCTTCCGTCGCCGCCCTCTACGAAGATGCCCTCGTCTACGAGAGCGGCACTGCCATCACCTCCAGCGGTGCCCTGACGGCCTACTCGGGCGCAAAGACCGGCCGATCTCCCCTCGACAAGCGAATTGTCCAGGAGCCTTCATCACAAGACAACATCTG GTGGGGACCAGTCAACAAGCCCATGAGCCAAGAT GTCTGGAAGATCAACCGAGAGCGTGCTGTCGACTACCTCAACACCCGCAACCGCATCTATGTCATTGACGGCTATGCTGGCTGGGACGAGAAGTACAGAATCCGCGTCCGTGTCATCTGCGCTCGCGCCTACCATGCCCTCTTCATGAGAAACATGCTCATCCGCCCTCCTCGTGAGGAGCTCGAGCACTTCCACCCCGACTACACCATCTACAATGCCGGCAAGTTCCCTGCCAACCGCTACACCGAGGGCATGACCTCCGCCACCTCCGTCGCCATCAACTTCGCCGCCAAGGAGATGGTCATCCTGGGTACCGAGTACGCCGgtgagatgaagaagggtATCTTCACCGTTCTCTTCTACGAGATGCCCATCAAGCACAACGTCCTGACTCTACACTCCTCCGCCAACGAGGGCAAGAACGGCGATGTCAccctcttcttcggcctGTCTGGTACCGGCAAGACCACCCTGTCTGCCGACCCCAACCGTGCCCTGATTGGTGACGACGAGCACTGCTGGAGTGACCGCGGTGTCTTCAACATCGAGGGTGGCTGCTACGCCAAGTGCATCGGCCTGTCCGCCGAGAAGGAGCCCGATATCTACAACGCCATCCGCTACGGCTCCATCCTCGAGAACGTCGTCTTCGACCCCGTCACCCGCGAGGTTGACTACGACGACGTCACCCTCACCGAGAACACCCGCTGCGCCTATCCCATCGAGTACATCTCCAACGCCAAGATCCCCTGCTTGACCGAGAACATGCCCTCCaacatcatcctcctcaccTGCGACGCCCGCGGTGTCCTGCCCCCCATCTCCAAGCTCAACAGCGCCCAGACCATGTTCCACTTCATCTCCGGCTACACCTCCAAGATGGCCGGCACCGAGGACGGCGTCAACGAGCCCCAGGCCaccttctccagctgcttcGCCCAGCCCTTCTTGGCCCTGCACCCCATGAAGTACGCCCGTATGCTCGCCGACAAGATTGAGCAGAACAAGGCCAACGCCTGGCTGCTCAACACCGGCTGGGTCGGCGCCGGCTTCGCCCAGGGCGGCAAGCGATGCCCCCTCAAGTACACTCGCGCCATCCTCGACGCCATCCACTCCGGCGAGCTCGCCAACGCCGAGTTTGAGAACTACGAGGTCTTCAACCTGCAGGTGCCCCAGTCTTGCCCCAACGTTCCCGATGACCTGTTGAACCCCAAGAAGGCCTGGACTGCCGGCAGCGACAGCTTCAACAAGGAGGTTGTCAAGCTGGGCCAGCTCTTCCGCGAGAACTTCAAGAAGTACGAGAGCGAGGCTACCGAGGATGTCATTGCCGCCGGCCCCACGGTCTAA